One window of Gymnogyps californianus isolate 813 chromosome 10, ASM1813914v2, whole genome shotgun sequence genomic DNA carries:
- the CLDN18 gene encoding claudin-18 isoform X2: MSVTICQSMGFVVSALGIGGIIASTCMDQWSTQDLYNNPVTAVFNYQGLWRTCVRESSGFTECRGYFTILGLPAMFQAVRALMIVGIVLGILGLLVCIFALKCIRIGNMEDSAKANMTLTSGIMFIVAGLCAITGVSVFANMLVTNFWMSTANMYQGIQNVQNRYTFGSALFVGWVAGGLALIGGIMMCLACRGLIPEESRYKAVSYNASGRNISYRTGPYKVGSGYEPETKTRKGAGYEEAARSEDGRRSYPSKHDYV, encoded by the exons ATGTCTGTGACAATATGCCAGTCCATGGGCTTCGTGGTGTCCGCTTTAGGAATAGGAGGCATCATCGCGTCAACGTGCATGGACCAGTGGAGCACCCAAGACCTGTACAATAACCCGGTGACGGCGGTGTTCAACTACCAGGGTCTCTGGCGCACATGTGTCCGGGAAAGCTCCGGCTTCACCGAATGCCGCGGCTACTTCACCATCCTGGGGCTGCCAG CGATGTTCCAGGCTGTGAGGGCTCTCATGATCGTGGGTATCGTCCTGGGTATCCTTGGCCTCCTTGTGTGcatttttgctctgaaatgcatCCGTATCGGCAACATGGAGGATTCTGCAAAAGCCAACATGACTCTGACCTCCGGCATCATGTTTATCGTTGCTG GCCTGTGTGCCATCACCGGAGTGTCTGTGTTTGCCAACATGCTGGTCACAAACTTCTGGATGTCCACAGCCAACATGTACCAGGGAATACAGAACGTCCAGAACAG GTACACCTTTGGCTCAGCCCTCTTCGTTGGCTGGGTGGCAGGTGGCCTGGCCCTCATAGGAGGCATCATGATGTGCCTTGCTTGTAGAGGGCTGATTCCAGAAGAATCCCG TTACAAAGCAGTGTCCTACAATGCCTCAGGACGGAATATCTCCTACAGAACAGGGCCGTATAAGGTTGGTTCGGGGTATGAACCTGAAACGAAGACTAGGAAGGGTGCAGGATATGAAGAAGCTGCTCGAAGTGAGGATGGAAGACGTTCGTACCCTTCAAAACACGACTATGTCTAG
- the CLDN18 gene encoding claudin-18 isoform X1, giving the protein MSTTICQVMGFIVSSLGVAGCIVSTAMDMWSTQDLYDNPVTAVFQYQGLWRSCVRQSSGFTECRPYFTILGLPAMFQAVRALMIVGIVLGILGLLVCIFALKCIRIGNMEDSAKANMTLTSGIMFIVAGLCAITGVSVFANMLVTNFWMSTANMYQGIQNVQNRYTFGSALFVGWVAGGLALIGGIMMCLACRGLIPEESRYKAVSYNASGRNISYRTGPYKVGSGYEPETKTRKGAGYEEAARSEDGRRSYPSKHDYV; this is encoded by the exons ATGTCCACGACCATCTGCCAGGTGATGGGGTTCATCGTTTCGTCGCTGGGTGTCGCGGGGTGCATCGTGTCCACTGCCATGGATATGTGGAGCACGCAGGACTTGTATGACAACCCGGTCACGGCTGTCTTCCAGTATCAGGGACTGTGGAGGAGCTGCGTGCGGCAGAGCTCTGGCTTTACAGAGTGCCGGCCATATTTCACCATTCTTGGGCTGCCAG CGATGTTCCAGGCTGTGAGGGCTCTCATGATCGTGGGTATCGTCCTGGGTATCCTTGGCCTCCTTGTGTGcatttttgctctgaaatgcatCCGTATCGGCAACATGGAGGATTCTGCAAAAGCCAACATGACTCTGACCTCCGGCATCATGTTTATCGTTGCTG GCCTGTGTGCCATCACCGGAGTGTCTGTGTTTGCCAACATGCTGGTCACAAACTTCTGGATGTCCACAGCCAACATGTACCAGGGAATACAGAACGTCCAGAACAG GTACACCTTTGGCTCAGCCCTCTTCGTTGGCTGGGTGGCAGGTGGCCTGGCCCTCATAGGAGGCATCATGATGTGCCTTGCTTGTAGAGGGCTGATTCCAGAAGAATCCCG TTACAAAGCAGTGTCCTACAATGCCTCAGGACGGAATATCTCCTACAGAACAGGGCCGTATAAGGTTGGTTCGGGGTATGAACCTGAAACGAAGACTAGGAAGGGTGCAGGATATGAAGAAGCTGCTCGAAGTGAGGATGGAAGACGTTCGTACCCTTCAAAACACGACTATGTCTAG